The Lysobacter panacisoli genome includes a window with the following:
- a CDS encoding riboflavin biosynthesis protein RibA, whose amino-acid sequence MQEASPTSPITGELSNHKVAAVFTSASTAKQAADAVFTELSLGPAQVQLIRPGEPRSSRKLEPESQGIWRTIVVAHIRLGIIGAVLGAIAFGVLYAIGLPFIVNSWLAALLILIFFGAVGGLMLGGLVSLRPDHDRYVEAAHDAMDAGNTTVVVHALTAEQRAHAAEFLRARGGDVTSTL is encoded by the coding sequence ATGCAGGAAGCCTCTCCTACCTCGCCGATCACCGGCGAGCTGTCCAATCACAAGGTCGCGGCCGTATTCACTTCGGCAAGCACGGCGAAGCAGGCGGCGGACGCGGTATTCACCGAACTCTCGCTCGGCCCGGCGCAGGTCCAGTTGATCCGCCCCGGCGAGCCGCGTTCCAGTCGCAAGCTGGAACCGGAAAGCCAGGGCATCTGGCGCACGATCGTCGTCGCGCACATTCGACTCGGCATCATCGGTGCGGTGCTCGGCGCGATCGCGTTCGGCGTTCTCTACGCGATCGGATTGCCGTTCATCGTCAACTCCTGGCTGGCGGCGTTGCTGATCCTGATCTTCTTCGGTGCTGTCGGCGGCCTGATGCTGGGCGGCCTCGTTTCGCTGCGGCCCGACCACGATCGCTACGTCGAAGCCGCCCACGACGCGATGGACGCCGGCAACACGACCGTCGTCGTGCATGCGCTCACTGCGGAACAGCGCGCGCATGCGGCGGAGTTCCTGCGCGCGCGCGGAGGCGATGTCACTTCGACCCTGTGA
- a CDS encoding MBL fold metallo-hydrolase, protein MSGGPNATNMHRRTFLSACAAMSVASLIPGGRAFAAPGVASLRVQRLAWAGIRLQLPEATLFLDPLVNPDAWGPALKDTLVPVDDAVGDTYVLVTHAHPDHFDAKAAADALGKGGALIFPSGTNPLPIPPGARARAAASWEPQLLGDFTATAVPASDGYGDPQVSWVVTAGGRRIFHGGDTLWHGHWWRIGRQFGPFDAAFLPVNGARFGWRKPVSGQPGVLTPEQAVAAANILGARRLVPIHYGVSGMAEYVEVEDPIGRLRAAARGTSVQVQPITPGDWLAW, encoded by the coding sequence ATGAGCGGCGGGCCGAACGCGACGAACATGCACCGGCGCACGTTCCTGTCGGCCTGCGCCGCGATGTCGGTCGCGTCGCTCATTCCGGGCGGGCGCGCCTTCGCGGCGCCTGGCGTGGCGAGCCTGCGCGTCCAGCGCCTCGCCTGGGCCGGCATCCGCCTGCAACTGCCGGAGGCGACGCTGTTCCTCGATCCACTGGTCAATCCGGACGCATGGGGACCCGCGCTGAAGGACACGCTGGTGCCGGTGGACGACGCGGTTGGCGACACCTACGTGCTGGTCACGCACGCACATCCCGACCACTTCGATGCGAAGGCTGCTGCGGATGCGCTCGGAAAGGGCGGTGCGTTGATCTTTCCGAGCGGTACCAATCCCTTGCCGATCCCGCCGGGCGCGCGTGCGCGCGCGGCCGCATCGTGGGAGCCGCAACTGCTCGGCGACTTCACCGCGACCGCGGTGCCTGCGTCGGATGGCTATGGCGATCCACAGGTGTCGTGGGTGGTGACGGCGGGAGGCCGCCGCATCTTCCACGGTGGCGACACGCTCTGGCACGGGCACTGGTGGCGGATCGGTCGCCAGTTCGGTCCCTTCGACGCGGCCTTCCTGCCGGTCAACGGCGCGCGCTTCGGCTGGCGCAAACCGGTCAGCGGGCAGCCCGGCGTGCTTACGCCGGAACAGGCGGTGGCGGCCGCGAACATTCTAGGCGCGCGCCGCCTCGTGCCGATCCATTACGGCGTGTCGGGAATGGCGGAGTACGTGGAAGTCGAGGATCCGATCGGCCGCCTGCGCGCCGCGGCACGCGGGACGTCCGTGCAGGTGCAGCCCATCACGCCGGGCGATTGGCTGGCGTGGTGA